A genomic window from Lutra lutra chromosome 17, mLutLut1.2, whole genome shotgun sequence includes:
- the GRIN2D gene encoding glutamate receptor ionotropic, NMDA 2D — protein sequence MRGAGGPRGPRGPAKMLLLLALACASPFPEEAPGPGGAGGPGGGPGGARPLNVALVFSGPAYATEAARLGPAVAAAVRSPGLDVRPVALVLNGSDPRSLVLQLCDLLSGLRVHGVVFEDDSRAPAVAPILDFLSAQTSLPIVAVHGGAALVLTPKEKGSTFLQLGSSTEQQLQVIFEVLEEYDWTSFVAVTTRAPGHRAFLSYIEVLTDGSMVGWEHRGALTLDPGAGEAVLGAQLRSVSAQIRLLFCAREEAEPVFRAAEEAGLTGPGYVWFMVGPQLAGGGGSGAPGEPPLLPGGAPLPAGLFAVRSAGWRDDLARRVAAGVAVVARGAQALLRDYGFLPELGHDCRAQNRTHRGESLHRYFMNITWDNRDYSFNEDGFLVNPSLVVISLTRDRTWEVVGSWEQQTLRLKYPLWSRYGRFLQPVDDTQHLTVATLEERPFVIVEPADPISGTCIRDSVPCRSQLNRTHSPPPDAPRPEKRCCKGFCIDILKRLAQTIGFSYDLYLVTNGKHGKKIDGVWNGMIGEVFYQRADMAIGSLTINEERSEIVDFSVPFVETGISVMVARSNGTVSPSAFLEPYSPAVWVMMFVMCLTVVAVTVFIFEYLSPVGYNRSLATGKRPGGSTFTIGKSIWLLWALVFNNSVPVENPRGTTSKIMVLVWAFFAVIFLASYTANLAAFMIQEEYVDTVSGLSDRKFQRPQEQYPPLKFGTVPNGSTEKNIRSNYPDMHSYMVRYNQPRVEEALIQLKAGKLDAFIYDAAVLNYMARKDEGCKLVTIGSGKVFATTGYGIALHKGSRWKRPIDLALLQFLGDDEIEMLERLWLSGICHNDKIEVMSSKLDIDNMAGVFYMLLVAMGLSLLVFAWEHLVYWRLRHCLGPTHRMDFLLAFSRGMYSCCSAEAAPPPAKPPPPPQPLPSPAYPPARPAPGPAPFVPRERAAVDRWRRTKGAGPPGAPGLADGFHRYYGPIEPQGLGVGEARAAPRGSAGRPLSPPAAQPPQKPPPSYFAIVRDKEPAEPPAGPFPGFPSPPAPPAAAAAAVGPPLCRLAYEDESPPAPARWPRSDPESQPLLGPGAGGAGGAGGAGGGAQAAPPPCRAAPPPCPYLDLEPSPSDSEDSESLGGASLGGLEPWWFADFPYPYAERLGPPPGRYWSVDKLGGWRAGSWDYLPPRSGPAAWHCRHCASLELLPPPRHLSCSHDGLDGGWWAPPPPPWAAGPPPRRRARCGCPRPHPHRPRASHRAPAAAPHHHRHRRAAGGWDLPPPAPTSRSLEDLSSCPRAAPARRLTGPSRHARRCPHAAHWGPPLPAAPHRRHRGGDLGTRRGSAHFSSLESEV from the exons ATGCGCGGCGCCGGTGGCCCCCGCGGCCCTCGGGGCCCCGCtaagatgctgctgctgctggcgcTGGCGTGCGCCAGCCCGTTCCCGGAGGAGGCGCCGGGACCGGGCGGGGCCGGCGGGCCCGGCGGGGGCCCCGGCGGGGCGCGGCCGCTCAACGTGGCGCTCGTGTTCTCGGGGCCCGCGTACGCGACCGAGGCGGCGCGCCTGGGCCCGGCAGTGGCGGCGGCCGTGCGCAGCCCTGGCCTGGACGTGCGACCGGTGGCGCTGGTGCTCAACGGTTCGGACCCGCGCAGCCTCGTGCTGCAGCTCTGCGACCTGCTGTCGGGGCTGCGCGTGCACGGCGTCGTGTTCGAGGACGACTCGCGCGCGCCCGCCGTCGCGCCCATCCTCGACTTCCTGTCGGCGCAGACCTCGCTGCCCATCGTGGCCGTGCACGGCGGCGCCGCGCTCGTGCTCACGCCCAAG GAGAAGGGCTCCACCTTCCTGCAGCTGGGCTCGTCCACAGAGCAGCAGCTCCAGGTCATCTTTGAGGTGCTCGAGGAGTACGACTGGACATCCTTTGTGGCGGTGACCACACGTGCCCCCGGCCACCGGGCCTTCCTGTCCTACATCGAGGTGCTGACTGATGGCAGCATGGTGGGCTGGGAGCACCGCGGGGCACTGACACTGGATCCGGGAGCAGGCGAGGCCGTGCTGGGCGCCCAGCTCCGCAGCGTCAGCGCGCAGATCCGCCTCCTCTTCTGTGCCCGGGAGGAAGCCGAACCTGTGTTCCGGGCAGCGGAGGAGGCTGGCCTCACGGGGCCTGGCTACGTCTGGTTCATGGTGGGGCCCCAGCTGGCCGGAGGCGGAGgctcaggcgcccctggagagcCCCCTCTTTTGCCAGGAGGAGCCCCACTGCCTGCCGGGCTGTTCGCCGTGCGCTCGGCTGGCTGGCGGGATGACCTGGCCCGGCGTGTGGCCGCTGGTGTGGCCGTCGTGGCCAGAGGTGCCCAGGCTCTGCTACGTGACTATGGCTTCCTGCCCGAGCTCGGCCATGACTGCCGTGCCCAGAACCGCACCCACCGAGGGGAGAGTCTGCATAG GTATTTCATGAATATTACCTGGGATAACCGGGATTATTCCTTCAATGAGGATGGCTTCTTGGTGAACCCCTCTCTGGTGGTCATCTCCCTCACCAGAGATAGGACTTGGGAGGTG GTGGGCAGTTGGGAGCAGCAGACTCTCCGCCTCAAGTACCCGCTGTGGTCCCGCTATGGCCGCTTCCTGCAGCCGGTGGATGACACGCAGCACCTCACCGTGGCCACGCTGGAGGAGAGACCCTTTGTCATTGTGGAGCCCGCCGACCCCATCAGTGGCACTTGCATCCGGGACTCTGTGCCTTGCAGGAGCCAGCTCAACCGCACCCACAG CCCTCCTCCGGACGCTCCCCGCCCGGAAAAGCGGTGCTGCAAGGGCTTCTGCATCGACATTCTGAAGCGGCTGGCGCAGACCATCGGCTTCAGCTACGACCTCTACCTGGTCACCAACGGCAAGCACGGAAAGAAGATCGACGGCGTCTGGAACGGCATGATCGGCGAG GTCTTCTACCAGCGTGCGGACATGGCCATCGGCTCCCTCACCATCAACGAGGAGCGGTCCGAGATCGTGGATTTTTCTGTGCCCTTCGTGGAGACGGGCATCAGCGTCATGGTGGCCCGCAGCAACGGCACTGTGTCCCCCTCCGCCTTCCTCG AGCCCTACAGCCCTGCCGTGTGGGTGATGATGTTCGTCATGTGCCTCACTGTGGTCGCCGTCACCGTTTTCATCTTTGAGTACCTCAGTCCCGTCGGCTACAACCGCAGCTTGGCCACGGGCAAGC GGCCTGGCGGCTCAACCTTCACCATTGGGAAATCCATCTGGCTGCTCTGGGCCCTGGTGTTCAATAACTCGGTGCCCGTGGAGAACCCCCGGGGGACCACCAGCAAAATCATGGTGTTGGTGTGGGCCTTCTTCGCCGTCATCTTCCTCGCCAGCTATACAGCCAACCTGGCCGCCTTCATGATCCAGGAGGAGTATGTGGACACCGTGTCTGGGCTCAGTGATCgaaag TTCCAGCGGCCCCAGGAGCAGTACCCGCCCCTGAAGTTTGGGACAGTGCCCAACGGGTCCACGGAGAAGAACATTCGCAGCAACTACCCCGACATGCACAGCTATATGGTGCGCTACAATCAGCCCCGCGTAGAGGAAGCGCTCATTCAGCTCAAGGCAGG gaagctGGACGCCTTCATCTACGATGCAGCAGTGCTCAACTACATGGCCCGCAAGGACGAAGGCTGCAAGCTCGTCACCATCGGCTCGGGCAAGGTCTTTGCCACAACCGGCTACGGCATCGCCCTGCACAAGGGCTCCCGCTGGAAGCGGCCCATCGATCTGGCACTGCTGCAGTTCCTGGGGGACG ATGAGATCGAGATGCTGGAGCGGCTATGGCTCTCCGGGATCTGCCACAATGACAAAATCGAGGTGATGAGCAGTAAGCTAGACATCGACAACATGGCGGGTGTCTTCTACATGCTCCTGGTGGCCATGGGCCTCTCGCTGCTGGTCTTCGCCTGGGAGCACCTGGTGTACTGGCGCCTGCGGCATTGCCTGGGGCCCACCCACCGCATGGACTTCCTGCTGGCCTTCTCCAGG GGGATGTACAGCTGCTGCAGCGCGGAGGCCGCCCCGCCGCCGGCCaagcccccgccgccgccgcagccgctgCCCAGCCCCGCGTACCCGCCGGCGCGGCCCGCACCTGGCCCCGCACCTTTCGTGCCCCGCGAGCGTGCGGCGGTGGACCGCTGGCGTCGCACCAAAGGTGCAGGGCCCCCGGGGGCCCCGGGCCTGGCCGACGGCTTCCACCGCTACTACGGCCCCATCGAGCCGCAGGGCCTGGGCGTGGGCGAGGCGCGCGCGGCACCCCGGGGCTCGGCCGGGCGCCCGCTGTCCCCGCCGGCCGCGCAGCCCCCGCAGAAGCCGCCGCCCTCCTACTTCGCCATCGTGCGCGACAAGGAACCGGCCGAGCCCCCCGCCGGCCCCTTCCCCGGCTTCCCGTCGCCGCCCGCGCCCCCGGCCGCCGCGGCAGCCGCCGTCGGGCCGCCGCTCTGCCGCCTGGCCTACGAGGACGAGAGCCCGCCGGCGCCCGCGCGCTGGCCGCGCTCCGACCCCGAGAGCCAGCCCCTGCTGGGGCCGGGCGCTGGCGGCGcagggggcgcggggggcgcgggcggcggaGCCCAGGCCGCACCTCCCCCGTGCCGCGCCGCGCCGCCCCCCTGCCCCTACCTGGACCTCGAGCCGTCGCCGTCTGACTCGGAGGACTCGGAGAGCCTGGGCGGCGCGTCGCTGGGCGGCTTGGAGCCCTGGTGGTTCGCCGACTTCCCCTACCCGTACGCCGAGCGCCTCGGGCCGCCGCCCGGCCGCTACTGGTCGGTTGACAAGCTCGGGGGCTGGCGCGCGGGCAGCTGGGACTACCTGCCCCCGCGCAGCGGCCCCGCCGCCTGGCACTGCCGCCACTGCGCCAGCCTGgagctgctgccgccgccgcgcCATCTCAGCTGCTCGCACGACGGCCTGGACGGCGGCTGGTgggcgccgccgcccccgccctgGGCCGCGGGACCCCCGCCCCGGCGCCGAGCCCGCTGCGGCTGTCCGCGGCCGCACCCTCACCGCCCGCGGGCCTCGCAccgcgcgcccgccgccgccccgcaCCACCACCGGCACCGGCGCGCCGCGGGGGGCTGGGACCTCCCGCCGCCGGCTCCCACCTCGCGCTCGCTGGAGGACCTCAGCTCGTGTCCCCGCGCCGCCCCCGCGCGCAGGCTCACCGGGCCCTCCCGCCACGCGCGCCGGTGCCCGCACGCCGCGCACTGGGGGCCGCCGCTGCCCGCCGCGCCCCACCGGAGACACCGGGGCGGGGACCTGGGTACCCGCAGGGGCTCGGCGCACTTCTCCAGCCTCGAGTCCGAGGTATGA